From a region of the Micromonospora tarapacensis genome:
- a CDS encoding ABC-F family ATP-binding cassette domain-containing protein has product MGYVDVAAVGHTLPDGRQLFAEVSFRVGEGAKVALVGPNGAGKTTLLRMVAGDLPVRTGAIARTGGLGVMRQFIGMIGDESTLADLALSLGPPALRDAGRRLADTEAAMRAAELRGKYSTAAGKAQLAYADALAAWGETGGYDAEVLFDTVATIVLDLPWDTARHRPVRTLSGGQQKRFALELLLRGPDEVLLLDEPDNFLDVPGKRWLEARLRESIKSVLYVSHDRELLAHTADRVVAVEGGSAWVHPGGFDSWHEARVSRHDRLDEQRKRWDEEHQKLRELMLMYKQKAAYNSGMASRYQAAQTRLRKFEEAGPPPVPPKDQDIRMRLAGGRTGKRALVCEQVALDGLTYPFDLEVWFGDRVAVLGANGTGKSHFLRLLARGGTDPDPASGPVDSAAALAPVVHDGVARLGARVRPGHFSQTHDRPELMAKTLVEILWRGDEHRAGMDRHAAMAALSRYELAGQGDQRFGTLSGGQQARFLVLLLELSGATMLLLDEPTDNLDLASAEALEAGLSAFSGTVVAVTHDRWFTRTFDRFLLFRGDGEVVETPEPVWDVA; this is encoded by the coding sequence GTGGGATACGTGGACGTGGCGGCCGTGGGACATACCCTGCCGGACGGGCGGCAACTCTTCGCCGAGGTGTCGTTCCGGGTCGGCGAGGGCGCCAAGGTCGCGCTGGTCGGACCGAACGGCGCCGGCAAGACGACACTGCTGCGGATGGTCGCGGGGGACCTGCCGGTGCGCACCGGCGCGATCGCGCGTACCGGTGGGTTGGGCGTGATGCGCCAGTTCATCGGCATGATCGGTGACGAGTCGACGCTGGCCGACCTGGCCCTGTCGCTCGGCCCGCCGGCGCTGCGCGACGCCGGTCGCCGGTTGGCCGACACCGAGGCGGCCATGCGGGCGGCGGAGCTGCGCGGCAAGTACAGCACCGCGGCCGGCAAGGCACAGCTGGCGTACGCGGACGCGCTGGCCGCCTGGGGCGAGACCGGCGGGTACGACGCCGAGGTGCTCTTCGACACCGTCGCCACCATCGTCCTCGACCTGCCCTGGGACACCGCCCGGCACCGCCCGGTCCGCACCCTCTCCGGTGGACAGCAGAAACGCTTCGCGCTCGAACTGCTGCTGCGCGGTCCCGACGAGGTGCTGCTGCTCGACGAGCCGGACAACTTCCTCGACGTGCCCGGCAAGCGCTGGCTGGAGGCGCGGCTGCGGGAATCGATCAAATCGGTGCTCTACGTGTCGCACGACCGGGAGTTGCTGGCACACACGGCCGACCGGGTCGTCGCGGTGGAAGGTGGCAGCGCGTGGGTGCATCCGGGCGGCTTCGACAGCTGGCACGAGGCGCGGGTGTCCCGGCACGACCGCCTCGACGAGCAGCGCAAGCGGTGGGACGAGGAACATCAGAAGCTGCGTGAGCTGATGCTGATGTACAAGCAGAAGGCGGCGTACAACTCCGGGATGGCGTCGCGTTACCAGGCGGCGCAGACCCGGCTGCGCAAGTTCGAGGAGGCCGGGCCGCCGCCCGTACCGCCGAAGGATCAGGACATCCGGATGCGGCTGGCCGGCGGGCGGACCGGCAAGCGTGCCCTGGTCTGCGAGCAGGTGGCGCTCGACGGCCTGACCTACCCGTTCGACCTGGAGGTGTGGTTCGGCGACCGGGTGGCCGTGCTCGGCGCCAACGGCACCGGCAAGTCCCACTTCCTGCGCCTGCTGGCCCGGGGCGGGACGGATCCGGACCCGGCGAGCGGGCCGGTCGACTCGGCGGCGGCGCTCGCCCCGGTGGTGCACGACGGGGTGGCGCGGCTCGGAGCGCGGGTGCGGCCCGGCCACTTCTCCCAGACCCACGACCGGCCGGAGCTGATGGCGAAGACACTTGTCGAGATCCTCTGGCGGGGTGACGAACACCGGGCCGGGATGGACCGGCACGCCGCGATGGCCGCGCTGAGCCGCTACGAGCTGGCCGGGCAGGGCGACCAGCGGTTCGGCACCCTATCCGGCGGGCAGCAGGCCCGCTTCCTGGTGCTGTTGCTGGAACTGTCCGGGGCGACCATGCTGTTGCTCGACGAGCCGACCGACAACCTCGACCTGGCCTCGGCCGAGGCACTGGAGGCCGGGCTCTCGGCGTTCTCCGGGACGGTGGTGGCGGTGACCCACGACCGCTGGTTCACCCGCACCTTCGACCGGTTCCTGCTGTTCCGCGGCGACGGCGAGGTGGTGGAGACACCCGAGCCGGTGTGGGACGTCGCCTGA
- a CDS encoding class I SAM-dependent methyltransferase — protein MTGDHYFTAEPNAAAQAREVQFSVAGRDYTLASAAGVFSATRLDPGTAVLLRKADLPDRATTGPLLDLGCGFGPIACVLATVAPAAPVWAVDVNERARGLAAANAARLGVSGRVHVATPEEVPADLGFAQIWSNPPIRVGKDELHRMLLRWLPRLAAGGVAWLVVGRHLGGDSLQRWLVEQGWQVGRHASQKGFRVLRITR, from the coding sequence GTGACCGGGGACCACTACTTCACCGCCGAGCCGAACGCTGCCGCCCAGGCGCGCGAGGTGCAGTTCAGCGTCGCCGGCCGTGACTACACGCTGGCCTCCGCCGCCGGGGTCTTCTCGGCCACCCGCCTCGACCCGGGCACCGCCGTGCTGCTGCGCAAGGCCGACCTGCCCGACCGCGCCACCACCGGCCCCCTGCTCGACCTCGGTTGCGGCTTCGGCCCGATCGCCTGCGTCCTCGCCACCGTCGCGCCCGCGGCCCCGGTCTGGGCGGTGGACGTCAACGAGCGAGCCCGGGGACTGGCCGCCGCGAACGCGGCCCGGCTCGGCGTCAGCGGCCGGGTGCACGTGGCGACCCCCGAGGAGGTGCCCGCCGACCTCGGGTTCGCCCAGATCTGGTCCAACCCGCCGATCCGCGTCGGCAAGGACGAACTGCACCGGATGCTGCTGCGCTGGCTGCCCCGACTGGCCGCCGGGGGGGTGGCCTGGCTGGTGGTGGGCCGTCACCTCGGTGGCGACTCGTTGCAGCGCTGGCTGGTCGAACAGGGCTGGCAGGTCGGGCGGCACGCCAGCCAGAAGGGCTTCCGGGTGCTCCGGATCACCCGCTGA
- the truA gene encoding tRNA pseudouridine(38-40) synthase TruA, translating to MDEWTRVRLDVAYDGTGFSGWAAQPDRRTVAGVLVETVDLVLGAGTASGLTVAGRTDAGVHATGQVCHLDLPAEVWRAHEGRLLRRLARLLPADVRIRAMRAVPATFDARFSATFRRYEYRVTDAAWGADPLRRHEILAWPRALELGRLAAAAAGLVGEHDFAAYCRRKENATTLREVTRLDWHRDTDGILVATVQADAFCQAMVRSLVGAMLVAGDGRRPVQWPAGLLTRRERSSEVTVAPAHGLTLVAVGYPDDPAEYARRAETTRRLRVPAES from the coding sequence GTGGACGAGTGGACCCGGGTGCGGCTGGACGTCGCGTACGACGGCACCGGCTTCTCCGGCTGGGCCGCCCAGCCGGACCGCCGGACGGTCGCCGGGGTGCTCGTCGAGACGGTGGATCTGGTGCTCGGTGCCGGCACCGCGAGCGGGTTGACCGTCGCCGGGCGCACCGACGCGGGGGTGCACGCCACCGGGCAGGTCTGCCACCTCGACCTGCCCGCCGAGGTCTGGCGGGCGCACGAGGGCCGGCTGCTGCGCCGGCTGGCCCGGCTGCTCCCGGCGGACGTGCGGATCCGGGCGATGCGCGCGGTGCCGGCCACCTTCGACGCCCGGTTCTCGGCCACCTTCCGCCGCTACGAATACCGGGTGACCGATGCCGCGTGGGGCGCCGACCCGCTGCGCCGGCACGAGATCCTTGCCTGGCCCCGCGCCCTCGAACTCGGCCGGCTCGCCGCCGCGGCGGCCGGTCTGGTGGGGGAGCACGACTTCGCCGCGTACTGCCGGCGCAAGGAGAACGCGACCACCTTGCGGGAGGTGACCCGGCTGGACTGGCATCGGGACACCGACGGCATCCTGGTCGCCACCGTGCAGGCCGACGCATTCTGCCAGGCGATGGTGCGCAGCCTGGTCGGCGCCATGCTCGTCGCGGGGGACGGTCGGCGGCCGGTCCAGTGGCCGGCCGGCCTGCTCACCCGACGCGAGCGGTCCAGCGAGGTGACCGTGGCGCCGGCGCACGGGCTGACCCTGGTGGCGGTCGGCTATCCGGACGACCCGGCCGAGTACGCCCGCCGGGCCGAGACGACCCGACGGCTGCGGGTGCCGGCCGAGAGCTGA